In Capsicum annuum cultivar UCD-10X-F1 chromosome 8, UCD10Xv1.1, whole genome shotgun sequence, the genomic window ttgatatttgttCCACTATACcatttcatgatttcctctttattGATCACAAAGAAAGTGGAGTTGGATTTAAATTGCTTAGTATGCTCAGACTTTGGCGTCTTAGAAGAGTCAGTGCCCTGTTTGCAAGGTCAGATCATTACATATTTTACACCAATATCGTCAAAATTATTTGCACTGTCAGTATATATAAGTCAAATACACAGTAGTATTTGGTCGATCTCTACACCATCATGAAAAAGTTACTGCCTGCATGAGCCAAATTCTCAAAAGGCtggtttttcttttcttaattcaGGCTTGAGAAGGACATTCGTTTTAACTATTTCTGGACACGATATGCAAAATTGATTTCTGTAAGTCACTATTTATTGAAATGTATAACTATATTGATATGGATCGATAATCTGGATATTTCATCACTAATAAATGCATTTCTTTTGATTGTTTGAAATTCAGGTAACGTTGTTTGCAGTGCACTGTGCTGGATGTGTTAACTATGTGATTGCAGATAGATATCCTGATACTAAAAAAACATGGATTGGTGCAGCAAATCCCAACTTCAAAGAAGATAGTCTGTGGGACAGATACATAACTTCAGTATATTGGTCTATTGTAACACTAACAACACTTGGTTATGGAGACTTGCATGCTGAGAACCCGTGGGAGATGCTGTTTGACATCTTTTACATGTTATTCAACCTGGGATTGACATCTTACATCATTGGAAACATGACAAATCTTGTAGTTCACTGGACCAGTTACACAAGAAATTTCGTatactctctctccctctctaaACATATTTATGCACGTGTTCGTAAGCGCACTGATCATGTAAAAATTATTCAAACTCACGATATTTTGTTGTGCAGAGGGATAATGTAGAAGCTGCTCAAGAATTTGCAAAACGGAATCAGTTGTCACCCAAGATAGAAGATCAGATTTTGTCTCATATCTGTCTCAAGTTCAAAACTGAAGCATTGCAACAAAAAGAAACCTTAAATGTCCTGCCAAAAGCCATCAAATCAAGCATTACACATTACCTGTTTTTCCCAATGGTTCAAAATATCAGTCTTTTCCACGGCGTTTCCAGGGACCTGCTTTTCCAACTGGTAATTTCTGTTATACACTGCTCTCCCCTTCCCCCTTGTCCGATAAAACCTATCCTCAATGGGTTCAACTGAACCAGTATTTCCGATACAAAACATAGATATATACTAATGCTTGTTCAAACAATGTGGTGTTGTTTCCTGCTTTCTAGGTTGCTGAAATGGAAGCAGAATACTTCCCTTCCAAGGTAGATGTGATTTTACAGAATGAGGCTCAAACAGATTTGTACATAATAGTCTTAGGAGCATTGGTAAGTTAATATGTTGGGATCATTACTTGAACAGTCGGATTTgctattttgagttattaattTGTTATGTATTATTGCAGGATTTTTTAGCAGATATCAATGGACGTGAACAAGTAAGTATAGAATTCAACAATCATTATATCCATTTCAGATATTGAAATTCAAATACATTAGCCTAACTTATTTTTGTGAAACCTGTCCATAAACAGATCGTGGGAAAGGCTGTTGCCGGAGAGTCGTTTGGAGAAATAAGTGTTTTACTTGGAAAACCACAACCATACGTTgttaaaacaactgaaatatCTCAAATTTTATGCCTGAGCAGAAAAACATTATTGAACGTTCTTCAAGGCAATCCAGAAGATGAACGGATTATAATCAGAAATCTTGTTCAGGTATGTGTACAAGGATATGAACAAATTGAGTGTGTACAAGGATATGAACAAATTGTGCGACACACAACTATTATGATTAAAATGTACAATATACACTAAACTTTCTTGATCCTTTTTTTCATAAACAGAAACTGCAAGGATTTGGAGGCTTTGATTATGAGGACGAGGAAAGGGACGCAAGTTCAATCTTCAACAACTGGTCAGATAGAGGACAGAATGACCAAGGTTGTTCTCATGTTTCTCAGCCTGGCGACCTGATTAGTATAAATATCCAAAATTTAGAAGCTGGAGCTAAGAAACAAGCAGAAAATAAAGGTGAACGCTATGGACGTAAAGGCCAAACAGTTCTTGATCGTTCCGCAGTTTCCAAGGGGCGTATTGAAATGGCTCTGAGCCCACAAGAAAGAAGACGGAAAGAAGATCAACTTGACTCAAAAGGGTGGATAGCGATAGCTCGAGAAAAACGTGGAGGAAACAAAAGCATGCATGAGTTCCTATCAAGTTATGTAAATAAGAGTGAATTAAATGAACTGGATAGCAATTTCATTagattagatgaagaaacaaaGAGTAGTCAATTCAAGCCTTCAAGAAATGAGGTCTCCTGTTCTTCTTATTCAGGCAATACAAGTCAAACTGGTACAATCGGGAAAAAATCCATCAAGAAGAGAGTTACCATTCACATGAAAGAGAACATTAATTCATTGCAGGAGCAAAATGGGAAGCTAATAATACTACCTGATACACTAGAAGAGCTTTTCAGAATAGCAGGTGAAGTTTTTGTTTTTTCCACCTTCCTTTATATCTTTAGATAACTAAGCCTAATTAATGGTTACTAACATGACCAATAACAGGAAATGGTTTTGTCTTTTCAAATTTGAGCAAACATGATActtcatttcaatttgtttttctGGTTTAACTTCgcacaaagtttaaaaaattaaaataaaaaattaaaacaaacttttgaatcttgggtCATAATTAAAGATACGTAGAATGTaagaaaatatcttttaattttacgATTTTAAATATGTCAGATTAattacaaaaaaggaaaaaaggcataatatataaacatgacCCTAAACttaacaccaaattataactttgactttaaactttgatagtgtacAAATAgaatctttaactattcaaaacctgaacaaatatgacctctgagTTTGCAACCCCCATGtgtgagtttcactcgcgcctatgtggaaagcttatccaatcacatggtgccacatcgttaaaagagttgacttggagggaggtcatatttgtgcagttttaaatagttaaaggtcatatttgtgcactatcaaagttttgctttttgtgttaaacgacgtcgtttttttttttaattattattagtagtactaaaaattacacaaatatacaacttatgtttcgaatattacaaaaaatctcaactccctgaacatattacaaaaatcccaacatatgcacagaatgctatgtatatg contains:
- the LOC107838829 gene encoding potassium channel KAT3; this encodes MSFSYAKYSGFFSSDLLPSLGTKINHETKLRKYIISPFDPCCRAWELFLLILVIYTAWITPFEIAFLIYKIDALVIFDNIVNCFFAIDIFLNFFVAYLDKDSNILVDDHKKIAIRYISTWFIFDICSTIPFHDFLFIDHKESGVGFKLLSMLRLWRLRRVSALFARLEKDIRFNYFWTRYAKLISVTLFAVHCAGCVNYVIADRYPDTKKTWIGAANPNFKEDSLWDRYITSVYWSIVTLTTLGYGDLHAENPWEMLFDIFYMLFNLGLTSYIIGNMTNLVVHWTSYTRNFRDNVEAAQEFAKRNQLSPKIEDQILSHICLKFKTEALQQKETLNVLPKAIKSSITHYLFFPMVQNISLFHGVSRDLLFQLVAEMEAEYFPSKVDVILQNEAQTDLYIIVLGALDFLADINGREQIVGKAVAGESFGEISVLLGKPQPYVVKTTEISQILCLSRKTLLNVLQGNPEDERIIIRNLVQKLQGFGGFDYEDEERDASSIFNNWSDRGQNDQGCSHVSQPGDLISINIQNLEAGAKKQAENKGERYGRKGQTVLDRSAVSKGRIEMALSPQERRRKEDQLDSKGWIAIAREKRGGNKSMHEFLSSYVNKSELNELDSNFIRLDEETKSSQFKPSRNEVSCSSYSGNTSQTGTIGKKSIKKRVTIHMKENINSLQEQNGKLIILPDTLEELFRIAGQRFGDYNLKNVVNAEDVEIDEVDVIGDGDHLFFLSTDCTCVEASTI